One window of the Thermasporomyces composti genome contains the following:
- a CDS encoding MBL fold metallo-hydrolase, with product MAYDGNVTVGGPPAVRELAGLVLTKVAVGPMDNNAYLLRCVKTGEQLLIDAAAEAPTLLGLLGPGPLTLVVTTHRHRDHWQALAEVVKATSARTAAHVDDAPGIPVPTDVPLHDGDHVRVGAAELEVIHLVGHTPGSIALLYDEPGGRPHLFTGDSLFPGGVGNTHGSRENFESLINDVERKLFDRLPDETWVYPGHGADTTLGTERPHLGEWRARGW from the coding sequence GTGGCGTACGACGGGAATGTGACGGTTGGCGGGCCGCCCGCGGTCCGTGAGCTGGCTGGTCTGGTGCTCACCAAGGTCGCGGTCGGCCCCATGGACAACAACGCCTACCTGTTGCGGTGCGTCAAGACCGGCGAGCAGCTCCTGATCGACGCGGCGGCCGAAGCGCCGACCCTCCTCGGCCTGCTCGGCCCCGGACCCTTGACGTTGGTCGTGACCACGCATCGGCACCGAGATCACTGGCAGGCGCTCGCGGAGGTGGTGAAGGCCACCAGTGCCCGCACGGCAGCCCACGTCGACGACGCGCCCGGCATCCCGGTGCCGACCGACGTGCCGCTTCACGACGGCGATCACGTGCGGGTGGGCGCGGCGGAGCTCGAGGTGATCCACCTCGTCGGGCACACGCCCGGGTCGATCGCCTTGTTGTACGACGAGCCCGGCGGCCGGCCTCACCTGTTCACCGGCGACAGCCTCTTCCCCGGCGGCGTCGGCAACACCCACGGGTCGAGGGAGAACTTCGAGAGCCTCATCAACGACGTCGAGCGCAAGCTGTTCGACAGGCTGCCGGACGAGACCTGGGTCTACCCCGGACACGGAGCTGACACCACCCTCGGCACCGAGCGTCCTCACCTCGGTGAGTGGCGCGCCCGGGGCTGGTGA
- the argS gene encoding arginine--tRNA ligase, translating into MHTVTDLPQLLTERLARAFTEVAGEPTDPAVRRSERADYQADGALPLAKTLRRPPRDIATEVLNRADLGDLVAHAEVAGPGFINLTLADTALAGLVEQMASDERLGVAKVSEPERVLVDYSGPNVAKEMHVGHLRSTIIGDALVRLLGHLGHEVVRRNHIGDWGTPFGMLIEHLLDIGADEAATELSVGDLGRFYQEARKKFDADENFAERARRRVVALQSGDPETLRLWRLLVDESARYFQQVYERLDVLLEPSDIAGESSYNDQLGPVVEELVQLGLAVESEGALCAFPKGFTGRDGKPIPLILRKSDGGYGYDTTDLAALRHRVRDLKARRIIYITDLGQRLHFEMLFEVGREAGWLGPHATAEFHGFGVVLGSDRKRLRTRAGESIKLIDLIDEAVRRAASIVAEKAPHLSAEEQQDVAQVVGVGALKYADLSNDRVKDYVFDWDRMLSFDGNTAPYLQYAHARIRSVFRRGEIDPATLRGASVVIADPTERALAMRLAEFEGVLYKAAETVELHRICGYLYDVATAFTAFYERCPVLRAEDERTRTSRLVLCDVTARVLATGLATLGITAPDRM; encoded by the coding sequence ATGCATACCGTGACCGACCTTCCCCAGCTGCTCACTGAACGCCTGGCCCGCGCGTTCACCGAGGTCGCGGGCGAGCCCACCGACCCCGCGGTCCGGCGCTCCGAGCGTGCCGACTACCAGGCCGACGGTGCGCTGCCGCTGGCGAAGACGTTGCGTCGCCCGCCGCGGGACATCGCCACCGAGGTGCTGAACCGAGCGGATCTCGGCGACCTGGTCGCCCACGCGGAGGTGGCGGGCCCAGGGTTCATCAACCTCACCTTGGCCGATACCGCCCTCGCCGGCCTGGTCGAGCAGATGGCGTCCGACGAGCGCCTCGGCGTGGCGAAGGTCAGCGAGCCCGAGCGGGTGCTGGTCGACTACTCCGGCCCCAACGTCGCCAAGGAGATGCACGTCGGCCACCTGCGTTCCACCATCATCGGCGACGCGCTCGTCAGACTCCTCGGTCACCTGGGGCACGAGGTTGTCCGCCGCAACCACATCGGTGACTGGGGCACGCCGTTCGGCATGCTCATCGAGCATCTGCTCGACATCGGCGCCGACGAGGCGGCGACCGAGCTGTCGGTGGGCGACCTCGGCCGCTTCTACCAGGAGGCGCGGAAGAAGTTCGACGCCGACGAGAACTTCGCCGAGCGCGCCCGGCGTCGGGTCGTCGCCCTGCAGAGCGGCGATCCCGAGACGCTGCGGCTGTGGCGGTTGCTCGTCGACGAGTCCGCCCGCTACTTCCAGCAGGTCTACGAGCGGCTGGACGTCCTGCTCGAGCCGTCGGACATCGCCGGTGAGTCGAGCTACAACGACCAGCTCGGGCCGGTGGTCGAGGAGTTGGTCCAGCTGGGCCTGGCGGTGGAGAGCGAGGGGGCGCTGTGCGCCTTCCCGAAAGGCTTCACCGGACGCGACGGCAAGCCGATCCCGCTGATCCTGCGCAAGAGCGACGGCGGCTACGGGTACGACACCACCGACCTGGCGGCGCTGCGGCATCGCGTGCGCGACCTGAAGGCCCGGCGGATCATCTACATCACCGACCTGGGGCAGCGGCTGCACTTCGAGATGCTGTTCGAGGTCGGCCGGGAGGCGGGATGGCTCGGCCCGCACGCGACCGCGGAGTTCCACGGCTTTGGCGTCGTCCTCGGCTCGGACCGGAAGCGGCTGAGAACTCGGGCCGGTGAGTCGATCAAGCTGATCGACCTGATCGACGAGGCGGTGCGGCGGGCCGCGAGCATCGTCGCGGAGAAGGCGCCACACCTGAGCGCTGAGGAGCAGCAGGACGTGGCCCAGGTCGTGGGCGTCGGCGCGTTGAAGTACGCCGACCTGTCCAACGACCGGGTGAAGGACTACGTCTTCGACTGGGACCGGATGCTGTCCTTCGACGGGAACACCGCGCCGTACCTGCAGTACGCTCACGCCCGGATCCGGTCCGTCTTCCGTCGCGGTGAGATCGATCCCGCCACGCTGCGCGGCGCGTCGGTGGTCATCGCGGATCCGACCGAGCGGGCGCTGGCGATGCGGCTCGCTGAGTTCGAGGGTGTGCTGTACAAGGCCGCGGAGACGGTCGAGCTGCACCGGATCTGCGGCTACCTCTACGACGTGGCGACCGCGTTCACGGCGTTCTACGAGCGGTGCCCCGTGCTGCGAGCCGAGGACGAGCGGACCCGGACGAGCCGTCTCGTGCTGTGCGATGTCACGGCCCGGGTGTTGGCGACGGGCCTGGCGACGCTCGGGATCACCGCACCCGACCGGATGTAG
- a CDS encoding DUF5998 family protein, whose protein sequence is MSESASAAHELRAAIDRSGYYPDVVADALETCLAGERVVSFFVHHEPTFSRDEVTRHVTVLVLTPTRLITGHTDEHPADDTMPMPYATASTEAIPLDRVNSVVVNRVVANPAGYEPGGPVHEAILTIGWGGMHRVDLEPAGCADPNCDADHGYTGTISSDDVTVRVSSAAEGGEAVGRLLGFAQELCTLARRPPVR, encoded by the coding sequence ATGAGTGAGTCCGCGAGTGCGGCACACGAGCTCCGCGCGGCGATCGATCGCAGTGGGTACTACCCCGACGTCGTCGCCGACGCGCTGGAGACCTGCCTGGCGGGCGAGCGGGTGGTCTCGTTCTTCGTCCACCACGAGCCGACGTTCTCCCGCGACGAGGTCACCCGGCACGTCACGGTCTTGGTGCTCACACCGACTCGGCTCATCACGGGTCACACCGACGAGCACCCCGCTGACGACACGATGCCGATGCCCTACGCCACGGCGTCGACCGAGGCCATTCCCCTCGATCGGGTGAACTCCGTCGTGGTCAACCGCGTGGTGGCCAACCCGGCTGGCTACGAGCCCGGAGGGCCGGTGCACGAGGCCATCCTGACCATCGGCTGGGGCGGGATGCATCGCGTCGACTTGGAGCCGGCCGGGTGTGCCGACCCCAACTGCGACGCCGACCACGGGTACACCGGCACGATCTCCTCCGACGACGTCACCGTGCGGGTCAGCTCCGCCGCCGAGGGCGGCGAGGCGGTCGGTCGGTTGCTCGGCTTCGCCCAGGAGCTGTGCACCCTCGCTCGGCGGCCACCGGTGCGATGA
- a CDS encoding alkaline phosphatase family protein: MSSLPAAYAAAVSAGTVVPPRYGEASLTDVIPSVLAALGVEAMTNVLGLPSAHRYVVLLIDGLGWNLLHRYADEAPYLAALAADGRTVTASVPATTSTSLVTLGTGVPPGVHGVVGYTMAVPGTDQLLNTLRWDTTVEPLAWQPHTTAFERAEEAGVAVTTVSRKAFQGTGLTVAGLRGGDYVPADSAGQRIDRAVVASERGTRSLVYLYEGDLDWTAHRDGAHSAAWRHQLATIDAFVARLRKALPADAVLVITADHGMVDVPFDRRVDVDSDPALRRGVYLVGGDPRMRYLYTEAGATDEVVAAWRSRLGPDALVLTRGEAVDAGWFGPVEDRVLPRLGDVLIASLGDTAVECRNAFPTEPTLLGLHGSLTPDEMIVPLLIAV, translated from the coding sequence ATGAGCTCGCTCCCAGCGGCGTACGCAGCGGCGGTGTCCGCGGGCACGGTGGTCCCACCTCGCTACGGGGAGGCGTCCTTGACCGACGTCATCCCGTCGGTGCTGGCCGCGCTCGGGGTCGAGGCCATGACGAACGTGCTGGGTCTGCCATCGGCGCACCGCTACGTCGTCTTGCTCATCGACGGCCTCGGGTGGAACCTCCTCCACCGCTACGCCGACGAGGCTCCGTACCTGGCAGCTTTGGCCGCGGATGGGCGGACGGTCACCGCGTCCGTTCCAGCCACGACCTCGACGAGCCTGGTGACGCTGGGCACGGGCGTGCCCCCGGGGGTTCACGGCGTGGTCGGGTACACCATGGCGGTGCCCGGTACCGACCAGCTCCTCAACACGCTCCGCTGGGACACCACCGTGGAGCCGCTGGCGTGGCAGCCCCACACCACCGCCTTCGAGCGCGCGGAAGAGGCCGGCGTCGCGGTGACGACGGTGTCCCGCAAGGCCTTCCAGGGCACGGGATTGACCGTGGCTGGTCTCCGCGGTGGCGACTACGTGCCGGCCGACAGCGCGGGCCAGCGCATCGACCGGGCCGTCGTCGCCAGCGAGCGAGGCACCCGGAGTCTGGTCTACCTGTACGAGGGAGACCTGGACTGGACGGCGCACCGCGACGGGGCCCACTCCGCCGCGTGGCGGCATCAACTCGCCACGATCGACGCGTTCGTCGCCCGGCTGCGCAAGGCCCTGCCGGCCGACGCCGTGTTGGTCATCACCGCTGACCACGGCATGGTGGACGTGCCCTTCGACCGGCGAGTCGACGTCGACAGCGACCCAGCGCTCCGGCGTGGTGTCTACCTCGTCGGTGGCGATCCTCGGATGCGTTACCTCTACACCGAGGCCGGCGCCACCGACGAGGTGGTGGCGGCCTGGCGGAGCAGACTCGGCCCGGACGCCTTGGTGCTCACCCGTGGCGAAGCGGTGGACGCCGGCTGGTTTGGTCCGGTGGAGGACCGGGTGCTGCCCCGTCTGGGTGACGTCCTCATCGCCTCTCTCGGCGACACGGCCGTCGAGTGCCGGAACGCGTTCCCGACGGAGCCCACGCTGCTCGGCCTGCACGGCTCGCTGACCCCTGACGAGATGATCGTTCCGCTCTTGATCGCGGTCTGA
- a CDS encoding thymidine kinase, with amino-acid sequence MAELVFFTGTMDCGKSTLALQMDHNARQRGLSGKIFTSRDRAGKGTLSSRLGLAVPAIEVTHDLNFQQLVVSEMTAGARIDYLICDEAQFYTAEQIEQLARVVDDLGVDVYAFGILTDFRTRLFEGSQRLVELADRVETLQVQTLCWCGRRGTHNARTVGGVMVTEGEQVVVGDTEEERALDLGYEVLCRRHHRRGVTAKVGGAARPEVLPFDRS; translated from the coding sequence GTGGCCGAACTCGTCTTCTTCACGGGAACGATGGACTGCGGCAAGTCGACCCTTGCCCTGCAGATGGACCACAACGCGCGGCAGCGCGGCTTGAGCGGGAAGATCTTCACGTCCCGGGACCGCGCTGGAAAGGGCACCCTCTCGAGCCGGCTCGGATTGGCGGTCCCCGCGATCGAGGTCACCCACGACCTCAACTTCCAGCAGCTCGTCGTGTCCGAGATGACGGCCGGAGCCCGGATCGACTACCTCATCTGCGACGAGGCCCAGTTCTACACCGCCGAGCAGATCGAGCAGCTCGCCAGAGTGGTCGACGATCTCGGAGTGGACGTCTACGCGTTCGGCATCCTGACCGACTTCCGTACCCGGTTGTTCGAGGGCAGCCAGCGGCTGGTCGAGCTGGCCGACCGGGTCGAGACCCTGCAGGTGCAGACGCTGTGCTGGTGCGGGCGGCGGGGCACGCACAACGCCCGCACCGTCGGCGGTGTCATGGTCACCGAAGGAGAGCAGGTCGTCGTCGGCGATACCGAGGAGGAGCGCGCTCTCGACCTCGGGTACGAGGTGCTGTGCCGACGCCACCACCGGCGTGGGGTAACCGCCAAGGTCGGGGGCGCCGCCCGGCCGGAGGTGCTGCCATTCGACAGGAGCTGA
- a CDS encoding M20/M25/M40 family metallo-hydrolase, producing MDSDTTVDSDTSAENPTSPDTAAVALCSKLISFDTTNRGPGDSVGEREAAEFVAATLATAGFDPRILESAPRRTNVVTRIPGQDAELPAVLVHAHLDVVPADPHEWSVHPFSGEVKDGYVWGRGAIDMKNMCAMVLSAVCSWPTRGLRPRRDVVLAFVADEEAHGDYGAAWLVDKHPELFRGCVVGIGESGGHTYEVDGVRFYPVATAERGTIHLRLTARGTAGHGSRPTDDNAVVKLANAVARIAAHQWPARLTPTVRAYLERVGTALGVPVDLDDVDGTVRRLGRAGQLAARALRNTVAPTMLDAGYKINVIPGTAHAKLDGRALPGQEKEFLDTIDSLLGEGVEREILDYTEAVSAPIDSPWFEAMAEALRSEDPDAVVVPYCMGGGTDAKAFAKLGIAGYGFSPLRLPKDYPLSGMAHGVDERVPVDGLRFGARVLDRFLLTV from the coding sequence GTGGACTCAGACACCACCGTGGACTCAGACACCAGCGCCGAGAATCCCACCAGCCCTGACACCGCCGCCGTTGCCCTGTGCTCCAAGCTGATCAGCTTTGACACCACCAACCGCGGGCCCGGCGACTCGGTCGGCGAACGGGAGGCCGCGGAGTTCGTGGCCGCCACCCTCGCGACAGCTGGCTTCGATCCGAGAATCCTGGAATCGGCGCCTCGTCGCACCAATGTCGTGACCAGGATCCCGGGGCAGGACGCGGAGCTGCCCGCGGTGCTGGTGCACGCGCACCTCGATGTCGTGCCCGCGGACCCGCACGAGTGGTCGGTGCACCCGTTCTCCGGCGAGGTCAAGGACGGCTACGTCTGGGGGCGCGGCGCCATCGACATGAAGAACATGTGCGCGATGGTGCTGTCGGCGGTGTGCTCCTGGCCCACCCGAGGCCTGCGTCCCCGACGGGACGTCGTCCTGGCCTTCGTGGCGGACGAGGAGGCCCACGGTGACTATGGCGCCGCATGGCTCGTCGACAAGCACCCGGAGCTCTTCCGCGGGTGCGTGGTGGGGATCGGCGAGTCAGGCGGGCACACCTACGAAGTGGACGGCGTCCGCTTCTACCCCGTGGCGACCGCCGAGCGCGGCACGATCCACCTTCGCCTCACTGCCCGGGGCACGGCCGGACACGGTTCGCGGCCGACCGACGACAACGCCGTGGTCAAGTTGGCCAACGCGGTCGCACGCATCGCCGCCCACCAGTGGCCGGCGCGGCTCACCCCCACCGTGCGCGCGTACCTGGAGCGGGTGGGCACGGCGCTCGGTGTTCCGGTCGACCTCGACGATGTGGACGGGACCGTCCGCCGGCTCGGCCGAGCAGGCCAGCTCGCCGCGCGAGCCCTGCGCAACACCGTCGCGCCCACCATGCTCGACGCGGGGTACAAGATCAACGTGATCCCTGGTACCGCCCACGCCAAGCTCGACGGGCGAGCCCTTCCCGGGCAGGAGAAGGAGTTCCTGGACACGATCGACTCCCTGCTCGGGGAAGGCGTCGAGCGGGAGATCCTGGACTACACCGAGGCGGTGTCCGCGCCCATCGACTCTCCCTGGTTCGAGGCGATGGCGGAGGCGTTGCGGTCGGAGGACCCGGACGCGGTGGTCGTGCCGTACTGCATGGGCGGTGGCACCGATGCCAAGGCCTTCGCCAAGCTGGGTATCGCCGGCTACGGTTTCTCCCCGCTTCGGCTGCCGAAGGACTACCCGCTCAGCGGGATGGCACACGGCGTCGACGAGCGCGTGCCCGTCGACGGGTTGCGGTTCGGGGCGCGGGTGCTCGACCGCTTCCTGCTGACCGTCTGA
- a CDS encoding S66 peptidase family protein, with protein MTKPRRLRPGDRVCVIAPAGPVPSAVLDKGLAILESWGLEVCTGDHVRDRHPTLDYLAGDDADRAHDLMAAWCDPRTKAVLCARGGYGAMRLLDLLDWDAMAAAPPKVFAGSSDITALHQAFARHLGIPTVFGAMVATSAFVDDPVAQANLRRMLFQPDAGTVLTGPGAEPLVPGRARGRTVGGNLSLVASGLGTPDAERPPAGAIALLEDVTEEPYRLDRYLTHLRRAGWFDGLGGIALGSWVDCGDISTVRQVLVDRLGDLGIPIIWELGFGHCEGQLAIPLGTEVELVAEPPVAHLSLAEAALQ; from the coding sequence TTGACCAAGCCGCGCCGGCTACGCCCGGGCGATCGGGTCTGCGTCATCGCTCCCGCTGGCCCGGTCCCGTCGGCAGTGCTCGACAAAGGTCTGGCGATTCTGGAGTCGTGGGGCCTGGAGGTTTGCACCGGCGACCACGTTCGCGACCGGCATCCCACCCTCGACTACCTCGCCGGTGACGACGCCGACCGGGCCCACGACCTCATGGCGGCCTGGTGCGATCCACGCACCAAGGCGGTCCTGTGCGCTCGGGGCGGTTACGGCGCCATGCGCCTCCTCGACTTGCTCGACTGGGACGCGATGGCGGCCGCACCGCCGAAGGTCTTCGCCGGCTCCAGCGACATCACCGCGCTCCACCAGGCGTTCGCCCGACACCTGGGGATCCCGACGGTGTTCGGCGCGATGGTGGCGACCTCGGCGTTCGTCGACGACCCGGTCGCGCAGGCAAACCTCCGCCGGATGCTGTTCCAGCCTGACGCGGGCACGGTGCTCACCGGACCGGGGGCCGAGCCGCTGGTGCCCGGACGGGCACGTGGGCGAACGGTCGGCGGCAACCTCAGCCTCGTGGCCAGTGGGCTCGGCACGCCCGACGCCGAGCGACCGCCGGCGGGAGCGATCGCCCTGCTCGAAGACGTCACCGAAGAGCCCTACCGGCTCGACCGGTACCTCACCCACCTTCGCCGGGCCGGCTGGTTCGACGGCCTCGGCGGCATCGCCCTCGGTTCCTGGGTCGACTGCGGCGACATCTCGACGGTCCGCCAGGTGCTCGTCGATCGCCTGGGCGACCTCGGCATCCCCATCATCTGGGAACTCGGCTTCGGCCACTGCGAGGGCCAGCTCGCGATCCCCCTCGGCACGGAGGTCGAGCTGGTCGCCGAGCCCCCGGTGGCTCATCTTTCCCTCGCCGAGGCCGCTCTCCAGTAG
- a CDS encoding sulfurtransferase has translation MSALITANELADALRSDHPPVVLDVRWSLTGPPGRERYDAGHIPGAGFVDLDQDLSAPPRPDRHGGRHPLPDPATFGEAMRRLGVSAGRPVVVYGDPDGWGAARAWWCLRYFGHPDVRFLDGGYDAWVRAGLPVETAEPTLTPGDFQPRPGGMPVLDAAAAARLAEQGVLLDARAAARYRGEEEPVDPVAGHIPGAVNAPTTDNLDASGRFLSSEDLRRRFEEVGVDGSVPVGVYCGSGVSAAHEVLALDVAGLSAALYVGSWSDWVSDPSRPVATGPEPGGSTSDPGPGGATATL, from the coding sequence GTGAGCGCACTGATCACCGCGAACGAACTTGCCGACGCTCTGCGGTCCGACCACCCGCCCGTCGTGCTCGACGTCCGGTGGTCGCTGACCGGACCACCGGGTCGTGAGCGGTACGACGCTGGCCACATCCCGGGCGCTGGCTTCGTCGATCTCGACCAGGACCTCTCCGCCCCACCTCGACCGGATCGCCACGGGGGCCGTCATCCTCTTCCGGATCCAGCTACGTTCGGGGAGGCCATGAGACGGCTCGGGGTGAGCGCGGGCCGGCCGGTCGTGGTCTACGGCGACCCGGACGGGTGGGGCGCCGCTCGGGCGTGGTGGTGTCTGCGCTACTTCGGGCACCCCGACGTACGGTTCCTGGACGGCGGGTACGACGCGTGGGTCCGCGCCGGCCTTCCGGTCGAGACAGCGGAACCGACGTTGACGCCGGGGGACTTCCAGCCGCGTCCTGGAGGGATGCCCGTGCTGGACGCCGCGGCTGCGGCGCGGCTCGCTGAGCAGGGCGTCCTTCTCGATGCCCGGGCGGCTGCCCGCTACCGCGGCGAGGAGGAGCCGGTCGACCCGGTCGCCGGCCACATCCCGGGTGCGGTCAACGCTCCCACGACCGACAACCTCGACGCATCCGGCCGCTTCCTGTCGTCCGAGGACCTCCGCCGCAGGTTCGAGGAGGTGGGCGTCGACGGCTCGGTGCCCGTCGGTGTCTACTGCGGCTCGGGTGTCTCCGCAGCGCACGAGGTCCTCGCGCTCGACGTCGCCGGCCTCTCGGCCGCTTTGTACGTGGGCTCGTGGTCCGACTGGGTCAGCGATCCGTCCCGGCCGGTGGCCACCGGTCCGGAGCCGGGCGGGAGTACCTCCGACCCCGGGCCGGGTGGCGCGACGGCCACCCTGTGA
- the sepH gene encoding septation protein SepH translates to MRDVKLVRLSDDGTHLVLTHEGTGEDFALRVDDRLRGAVVSDRARQGSLPRERQSRLRPKEIQARLRAGESSESIAAAAGVPLERVLRYAGPVLAEREYMAEQGRRCALRRTGREGPGQILEEAVNKRLEELGALSTAHWDAWRNPEGRWVVAVNFSLNGTEIQATFHYDPVGRVVTTADDKARALVGEGTYPGLSPEPAPEESSEQASDGRHRDGTHYLRLAPVPSPQQDDLDDDTSRPASVQDPETEETVDLSHTLRQTRQAPPEQRWASDRAASSPWPANATSAVDEPGQASAAQASVDARTDEDDAKTAARRRSADARRRRVRSSGRRGNVPSWDDILFGGGRGRNDA, encoded by the coding sequence ATGCGCGACGTCAAGCTGGTGCGACTCAGCGACGACGGCACTCATCTGGTCCTTACTCACGAGGGCACTGGCGAGGACTTCGCGCTTCGCGTTGACGACCGACTACGGGGGGCAGTTGTGAGCGATCGGGCCCGTCAAGGTTCGCTTCCCCGCGAGAGGCAGAGCCGGCTACGGCCGAAGGAGATCCAGGCTCGCCTGCGTGCCGGCGAGTCGTCCGAGTCCATCGCCGCCGCGGCCGGCGTCCCGCTCGAGCGGGTGCTGCGCTACGCCGGGCCGGTGCTCGCCGAGCGCGAGTACATGGCCGAGCAGGGGCGCCGATGCGCCCTCCGGCGCACCGGGCGGGAGGGCCCCGGACAGATCCTCGAGGAGGCGGTCAACAAGCGCCTGGAGGAGCTCGGTGCCCTCAGCACGGCGCACTGGGACGCGTGGCGCAATCCCGAGGGCCGCTGGGTCGTCGCCGTGAACTTCAGCCTCAACGGCACCGAGATCCAGGCGACGTTCCACTACGACCCGGTCGGCCGAGTCGTCACGACCGCTGACGACAAGGCTCGCGCGCTGGTCGGCGAGGGCACCTACCCGGGTCTGTCGCCGGAGCCCGCGCCGGAGGAGTCGAGCGAGCAGGCATCGGATGGTCGGCACCGGGACGGCACGCACTACCTCAGGCTCGCGCCCGTACCGTCGCCGCAGCAGGACGACCTCGACGACGACACCTCGCGGCCGGCCAGCGTCCAGGATCCGGAGACCGAGGAGACCGTCGATCTCTCCCACACCCTGCGGCAGACCAGGCAGGCGCCGCCAGAACAGCGATGGGCGTCCGACCGTGCCGCCTCGTCGCCCTGGCCGGCCAACGCGACGTCCGCCGTGGACGAGCCAGGCCAGGCGTCCGCGGCGCAGGCGAGCGTGGACGCGCGGACGGACGAGGACGACGCCAAGACCGCCGCTCGCCGTCGCTCCGCTGACGCCCGCCGGAGGCGCGTGAGGTCGAGCGGACGTCGCGGAAACGTCCCGAGCTGGGACGACATCCTCTTCGGCGGGGGCCGCGGACGGAACGACGCCTGA
- a CDS encoding MFS transporter — translation MPTPYRTILSLPGALAFSATGWVARLPISMVGLGLVLLVSSSTGSYGLAGSVSAAYVIAGALFAPVQARVVDRHGQHRVLPVLAGLNAVAMGALIVAVRGGAPSPVPQLLAATTGAVGPLIGSYVRARWTHLLEGRGELHTAYALEALLDEVVFMVGPPLVTFLATGVSPVAGLVVAVAAGVLGTLLLAAQRATEPPAHPVRRGNRDKPRLGWAGLVPLVVACFGLGTLFGSADVVVVAVASEAGQRAAAGLLIAGWATGSMLAALVLGMLRPRSHPLTRLRLGATALAATTLPLPFIDHLGLLAVAVFLAGFATSPTLVAVTAVVERTVPPARLTEGMAWTSTGMSAGVAAGAALAGQVIDAAGGHAGFFVTVSAGILTAVVTAAGRRGRADQPVVLTTTSTEPGAPNAEALAGDQVPGVPLQVSRRRAETAVGSPAGEEPTPQR, via the coding sequence ATGCCGACGCCCTATCGCACGATCTTGAGCCTGCCCGGGGCCCTGGCCTTCTCGGCCACCGGATGGGTCGCCCGGCTTCCGATCTCGATGGTCGGCCTCGGCCTGGTGCTCCTCGTCTCCTCCTCGACGGGCTCGTACGGCCTGGCCGGCTCCGTCTCCGCGGCGTACGTCATCGCCGGTGCCTTGTTCGCCCCTGTGCAGGCACGAGTCGTCGACCGCCACGGTCAGCACCGCGTACTGCCCGTCCTCGCCGGCCTCAACGCGGTGGCCATGGGAGCTCTGATCGTCGCCGTGCGTGGCGGCGCGCCATCGCCGGTCCCCCAGCTGCTCGCCGCCACGACCGGTGCCGTGGGCCCGCTCATCGGCTCCTACGTCCGGGCCCGCTGGACCCACCTACTGGAGGGCCGAGGAGAGCTGCACACCGCGTACGCCCTGGAGGCGCTCCTCGACGAGGTCGTGTTCATGGTGGGCCCACCGTTGGTGACCTTCCTCGCCACCGGGGTGAGCCCTGTCGCCGGCCTCGTGGTCGCCGTCGCCGCCGGGGTGCTCGGCACGCTGCTGCTGGCGGCGCAGCGCGCCACCGAGCCGCCCGCGCACCCGGTCCGCCGTGGGAACCGCGACAAGCCCAGGCTGGGCTGGGCGGGTCTGGTCCCCCTCGTCGTGGCGTGCTTCGGCCTCGGCACGCTGTTCGGGAGCGCGGACGTCGTCGTCGTGGCGGTCGCGTCGGAGGCCGGGCAGCGAGCCGCCGCGGGTCTCCTGATCGCGGGATGGGCGACCGGCAGCATGCTCGCCGCCCTCGTGCTCGGGATGCTCCGGCCGCGCAGCCATCCGCTGACCCGGCTGCGGCTCGGGGCAACCGCGTTGGCGGCGACGACGCTCCCACTTCCCTTCATCGACCATCTCGGGCTCCTGGCGGTCGCGGTGTTCCTCGCCGGCTTCGCCACCTCCCCCACCCTGGTCGCGGTGACCGCGGTGGTGGAGCGCACCGTCCCGCCCGCCCGGCTCACCGAGGGCATGGCGTGGACCTCCACCGGGATGTCCGCCGGTGTCGCGGCCGGCGCCGCCCTCGCCGGTCAGGTGATCGACGCCGCGGGCGGTCACGCCGGCTTCTTCGTGACGGTGAGCGCCGGGATCCTGACCGCGGTGGTCACGGCCGCCGGGCGACGCGGGCGGGCTGACCAGCCGGTCGTCCTGACCACCACGTCCACCGAGCCCGGAGCACCGAACGCCGAGGCGCTCGCGGGTGACCAGGTCCCGGGGGTGCCGCTGCAGGTCTCGCGTCGGCGGGCGGAGACCGCCGTCGGCTCTCCCGCGGGAGAGGAGCCGACGCCACAGCGGTGA